Part of the Thermofilum sp. genome, GCTCACCGCCCGTTCACGGCGGGTTGGGCGAGCTGTTGCCCCTGCGAGGGTAACGTGCTGACCCCGCGCTGGGATTAGTGGTATCTACCACGCTGGCCTGGTCTTCTGGGGCTCGATAGCTTGCGCAGGTCGAGCTTGACGCCTTTTTCCAGGGCTTCGGTTACGACCACTTTCCTGCCCTTGTACTTCTCCAGCTGCTCGGGTGTGTAGGGGAACATCTCCAGCGTGAAGGACCCGTCCCAGAGCCTGCTGAGGAGCTCCATGTTCTCGATGAAGCTCCTCTCCTTGAACTTCTCAGAGACGACCACCATGTCGAGATCGCTGTCCGCCAGCGGGGT contains:
- a CDS encoding nucleotidyltransferase domain-containing protein, giving the protein METFPELGKVRLSKKQKRELLAFLKRLRDELDVSEVYLFGSRVYGTPLADSDLDMVVVSEKFKERSFIENMELLSRLWDGSFTLEMFPYTPEQLEKYKGRKVVVTEALEKGVKLDLRKLSSPRRPGQRGRYH